GGTTCGTTTATCGTCAGAAACGGCTTGCTCAAGCGACTCGTCGGTGTCGAGTCGCTTGAGCCAGCTGTAGATCGTCCGGCGTTGAACACCGTACCACTCGGCTAGCTCGGTCTGCGTGACACCGTTCTTGTACGCGATAGCCGCTAAGAGCCGTTGTGTCGGCTTCTTTCCGTCCACGTTGTCGAGAGTGTCTTGTAATTCCTCGACGGAAATCTCGTCGAGATGGTTCACTATCTCTTACAAGAGTCTCTGAGTAAAAAGTTCTAACGATTACTATAGTAGGTGGATTATCGTTGCAGGCTCGACGTGTCACACAAGACGCGCCCTGTTCTGCAACGGGTGCGAAATCGCGTACCAAGCCATCCGCGCCCACCCCTTGATAACTTCCTCGTGGGCCTTGTGCCCACCGAGTTTCGTACACTCGACACTCGAGTTATTGGATATCTGTGAGTCACGGTTTGCGGACTGCGTTAGTAGGAGTTTCTAACCAGGCAAACAGTTAACTGAGACAACAAATGACAGTCTTGTATGAGTAGCTCACCATGGACTGCGAACTTTGCGACTGAAAAAAGCAAATGTGCAGCCGATGTCCAACGCCTCCTCGAGAAGTACCCGCAACCGGTCGTCTACGAAGTCATGAGTGAACTGCTCCGACAAGAGATGCGCGAGCAGTTTGCTGGTGCGTACGCTGCGTCCCAGCAGTCCGACGACTAATGGGTGATTGGTGACGTACGAAACCCCACACGACTACTCAGACAGCTTACGCCGCCCAGCGTCGATACAGTTCCAACAAGGAAGAGCTTCAGAGAGCTGTTCACACTCGCAGGGCAGGTCTGCTGTGTCATCATCCCCGCACGATGTTGACCCACCATCTGCGACGACGCGCATCTTGACGGCGAGTTCGAGTATTCGTGGGCGAATCGCGACCGCAACTCGATGCTTACACGGACCGTTGCCGCTCGCATCAGCGGGACACGAACACGACTCGGGCACGCCGTCCTGAATTCGAACGCGGTACTCGTGCACGTCCGGATCGGTATAGCTCTCGTTGCGTACACGGACATCGCCATCAAGGAGTTCGAACGCGAACGCCTCGTACTGCGCTCGCTTGAGAACACGCGTAGGTGGATCGAACTCTGGTAGTACAGGAATCATGGTAGCCAGCGCGCAATGCGCGCACCCCTTCGGGCGCATAGAAAAACTGCGCCGGACGGCAGATGGGGTTAGACCGCGTCGAGTGTCGACAGAATCTCTTCGGCCGTCCCACTAATCCGACCCAGTCGCTCTTGCAGCACGTCTGTCTCGTCGCCCTGCCACGCCGCGAGATAGAACGCCGACCCACTCGCATCCAAGCCGAGGTATCGACCAACGACGTACGCAACGGCCTCCGCTTCAACCTCGCGTTTCGCCCGCTCGGTCGCGTCAGTAATATCGAAATGCAGAATCGCATGCGCGTACTCGTGGATGATCGTCGATGCGAGGTCTGCGCGATTCGACCGATCCTTCACTTCCACGAGTGGGGTGAGATCCTGGACACTCCGCGACTGGCAGACGCCCTTCGCCTCTCCATGTCGCCACTCATCGGGATCGACAATGCGGATGGTCACACCGAGGTCCGACGCGATGTTAGTGAGATCCTCAACGAGTGTGTCAGACTCACCGGTCGCCGCCGTATCCAACTCTGGAAGTGGTTCGCCCTCGGTCTGCGAAATGTCGAAGACTGGTGCAGGCTTGAAGCCCACGAGGCCCTCCGACCACTCTTCGGGCGGCGTCTCGTCGTACTCACACTCGCTGTTTTCGTGATAGCTCGGTGCGTTCCCACACTCGGGGCATTGGGTCGTGATGATCGGCACCCAAATCCAAATTGCCGACTCGCCTTCCTCGACGTATCGGTCGAACTCTGCTTGCCACGTCCGGTAACCAGCAACCTTCGTCGCCTCAGGACACTGGAGGGTGATGAGGAGTGTGTTGCGGTGAGAGTAGTCGTGGAACTCGCTCTGGACGTCCAACCACGCTTGGAACTGCTCGCTCGCCCGAGCGTCGTCGACGTCGGCAGCGAGGTCTGCAAGCCATTGTTCGATCGTGCGATGCATCTCATCGTGTCGCGTGTCGGTCTCGTCGAACGACACCGACGGAGAACTCGTTGTTGCCATTGGTTTCAGTTCTGATGCGTCCCTCCAGGACGCGCCGCACCCCTCTGGGGCGCACAAAAAACAGCGGGGCGAACTACTGGTCGGTGTCCTCGCACTCGAGACTGTGAAGGTACTGTCGACACTCGCCGAACAGGCCGCTCGCAGTCGCCTCACCGGTCGTGAGGTGTCGAACCCACTCAATCGCCCAGCAGTACGCAGGATTGGACTCACCTGCCCCGTGGATGTACCACCAGCGAGCGGCTTTAAGCACGACGAGCGGATTCGTCGGCGGTTGTTCGCTCAGAAGAGACCACGTAATCGACTCGATTTCATCGGGAATATCGGCTCGGGTGAACTCCGAACGATGCACGAGGTCGAGGTCGACTGGAATCTCGTCGATCGAGACGTCTGACTCTGTTTGTTGGTGACTCATGGAGATCACGTCACACGGACTGTGTCTTCAGCCCGCACCCATCACGGGCGCAAAAAATCTCGATGTCGCGCTAGTCCCGACCGACGCTATGCGAGGTGCGACACCTCCTCGGGTTCGGGTTCGTCAGCGAACTCGTTGCGCTTGACTGGCGTCCAGTCTTCAGTCGTGGTTGGTGCCCACCAATCGACGTGATAGTCACCGGGCGCACCGAGAATCTTAACGCGTGCTTCGTCGTCGGGAAGCGGCCGGCGAAGTTTCTCGTCGACGTGGAGATTCCACGTCGTCGTCGCGTCGAATGTGATGATGACCGCCTCATCGTACCCCCGCGACTCAGGTGACTCACGGCACGTCACGCTGGTATTGCACTCAGTGCAGAACACCCCCTCGAAGGGAATGTGCGTGAACGCTTCCGTGCCACACACCGGACACCACAGAAATTCGAACAGCGCCTCGTCGTGACGGAACACGCGCTCGAGACTCATCGATCATTCACCACCGTTGCAGGTGTCACGAGCGGGTGGTGTGGGAAGTGAGACAACTCGACTGCCAGCGTTGGAATT
This genomic stretch from Haloferax volcanii DS2 harbors:
- a CDS encoding M78 family metallopeptidase domain-containing protein; this encodes MATTSSPSVSFDETDTRHDEMHRTIEQWLADLAADVDDARASEQFQAWLDVQSEFHDYSHRNTLLITLQCPEATKVAGYRTWQAEFDRYVEEGESAIWIWVPIITTQCPECGNAPSYHENSECEYDETPPEEWSEGLVGFKPAPVFDISQTEGEPLPELDTAATGESDTLVEDLTNIASDLGVTIRIVDPDEWRHGEAKGVCQSRSVQDLTPLVEVKDRSNRADLASTIIHEYAHAILHFDITDATERAKREVEAEAVAYVVGRYLGLDASGSAFYLAAWQGDETDVLQERLGRISGTAEEILSTLDAV
- a CDS encoding SWIM zinc finger family protein; amino-acid sequence: MIPVLPEFDPPTRVLKRAQYEAFAFELLDGDVRVRNESYTDPDVHEYRVRIQDGVPESCSCPADASGNGPCKHRVAVAIRPRILELAVKMRVVADGGSTSCGDDDTADLPCECEQLSEALPCWNCIDAGRRKLSE
- a CDS encoding DUF7567 family protein, which produces MSLERVFRHDEALFEFLWCPVCGTEAFTHIPFEGVFCTECNTSVTCRESPESRGYDEAVIITFDATTTWNLHVDEKLRRPLPDDEARVKILGAPGDYHVDWWAPTTTEDWTPVKRNEFADEPEPEEVSHLA